A stretch of the Pirellulales bacterium genome encodes the following:
- a CDS encoding PDZ domain-containing protein has product MKLTFTTLAAALFALASSVALADDQAKAPANAKPMATPTVAPATPATKAPTNQPKDAGSPAANDIQGRMNAPGPAQPAQPNVLPSPNNPLQQQNATNQFRAAPQTTTAPRPNQAAPLPTAQPSTAGQPLNSGAINRDNRAALPENRNVQNDNRATQIQNGRTGRTAMRPTDLRAPDIGLWFDRHARNGLVISDIATTGAITRLGFREGDRIVSINGRRVTTEPEFLDFLLGNVFVPGEGLIMNNPSVVVTPVDVVIMRDGQEQTILVDPSAVLADYGVAAPLDPLEQFGVVLDDRINDQAVVWKVLPRTAAYYAGLRAGDVLTTFHDRPIRNREDFAKSIASADPGEASIQVRRGERNRDLQVDMPRFDQAAEQHTAMRPNLDTGASDQSTKPSDQTRSDRSNRGVRTNR; this is encoded by the coding sequence ATGAAATTAACTTTCACCACACTGGCCGCCGCGCTATTTGCTTTGGCCAGCAGTGTAGCGCTGGCCGACGATCAGGCAAAAGCGCCTGCCAACGCAAAACCAATGGCCACGCCCACCGTAGCGCCGGCTACGCCGGCAACGAAGGCGCCCACCAACCAGCCGAAAGATGCTGGCTCGCCTGCGGCAAACGACATTCAAGGCCGCATGAACGCGCCGGGTCCGGCCCAGCCTGCCCAGCCGAATGTTCTGCCGTCGCCGAACAATCCGCTGCAGCAGCAGAATGCGACGAATCAATTTCGAGCCGCGCCGCAAACTACAACTGCGCCGCGGCCCAACCAAGCGGCGCCGCTCCCGACCGCGCAACCCTCGACCGCCGGACAACCGTTGAACAGCGGCGCCATCAATCGTGATAACCGCGCTGCGTTGCCTGAAAATCGCAATGTTCAAAACGACAATCGTGCCACGCAGATCCAAAACGGACGAACCGGCCGAACGGCCATGCGTCCCACCGATTTGCGAGCGCCCGACATCGGCTTATGGTTCGATCGCCACGCGCGCAACGGTTTGGTCATTTCCGATATCGCCACTACCGGCGCCATCACCCGTTTGGGCTTCCGGGAAGGGGATCGCATTGTTTCCATCAATGGCCGCCGCGTAACCACGGAGCCGGAATTTTTAGACTTCTTGCTGGGCAACGTGTTTGTGCCCGGCGAAGGACTGATCATGAACAATCCGTCCGTCGTGGTCACGCCCGTCGACGTGGTGATCATGCGCGATGGCCAGGAGCAAACCATTCTGGTCGATCCGTCAGCGGTGCTGGCCGATTATGGCGTTGCCGCGCCACTGGATCCGCTGGAACAGTTCGGCGTGGTGCTGGACGACCGCATCAACGACCAGGCCGTCGTGTGGAAAGTGCTGCCGCGCACTGCGGCCTATTACGCCGGCCTGCGGGCCGGAGACGTGCTGACTACGTTCCACGATCGGCCGATTCGAAATCGAGAAGATTTTGCCAAGAGCATTGCCTCCGCTGATCCGGGCGAAGCGAGCATTCAAGTTCGCCGCGGGGAGCGCAATCGCGATTTGCAAGTGGATATGCCGCGGTTCGACCAGGCGGCCGAGCAGCACACCGCCATGCGTCCGAACTTGGACACGGGCGCGTCCGATCAATCGACGAAGCCCAGCGATCAGACTCGCTCTGACCGCAGCAATCGTGGAGTGCGCACCAATCGGTAG